Proteins from one Bactrocera neohumeralis isolate Rockhampton chromosome 3, APGP_CSIRO_Bneo_wtdbg2-racon-allhic-juicebox.fasta_v2, whole genome shotgun sequence genomic window:
- the LOC126753742 gene encoding keratin-associated protein 5-1-like: protein IAVHTNIARHAKTGGPCNPFTSHASRGLFRVCEPCSANGCCGASRRGTSVGPCGFSRTNVTCGPCGICGPGLCRTCGPCAQFGCFASCESCGPHSAGKTCSPCGSRSCCGSCNSCGPFGPCGGSRCGVNGTCCSNLSCGSYNRRSTGGCCRPCESCGPCGPCDPWGPCKPCASATVRAPCKQCASPTPFNLFNSCNPCNPAAKFSSCDPSGPCIPCTPWAPCGSSAPPSCCSLPRRTCRVPNYTQEYLAAIRRCCSTTVKKVRVKKAKKPRIVISKSAASKTSLALC, encoded by the coding sequence ATTGCGGTACATACGAATATAGCGCGTCATGCGAAAACAGGCGGACCCTGCAATCCGTTTACTTCACATGCATCTCGTGGATTATTTCGGGTCTGTGAACCTTGCAGTGCGAATGGCTGCTGTGGCGCCAGTAGACGTGGCACATCAGTTGGACCGTGCGGATTTTCAAGAACTAACGTTACATGTGGCCCTTGTGGCATATGCGGGCCGGGACTATGTAGAACTTGTGGACCCTGCGCACAGTTCGGCTGTTTTGCATCTTGCGAATCATGTGGACCGCATAGTGCGGGAAAGACATGCAGTCCATGTGGTTCCCGAAGTTGTTGCGGTTCTTGCAATTCTTGTGGTCCATTTGGCCCTTGTGGGGGTTCGCGTTGCGGTGTGAACGGAACTTGCTGTTCCAATTTATCGTGCGGTTCATATAATCGTCGCTCGACTGGTGGTTGTTGCAGGCCGTGCGAATCTTGCGGTCCATGTGGACCTTGTGATCCATGGGGACCCTGCAAACCATGTGCTTCTGCGACTGTAAGAGCTCCTTGCAAGCAATGTGCTTCGCCTACGCCGTTTAATCTTTTCAATTCTTGCAATCCATGCAATCCTGCGGCCAAATTTAGCTCTTGCGATCCTAGTGGGCCTTGTATACCGTGTACACCCTGGGCTCCGTGTGGTTCATCGGCTCCTCCTTCCTGCTGCAGTCTACCCAGACGTACTTGTAGAGTTCCAAACTACACACAGGAGTATCTGGCGGCTATCAGACGCTGCTGCTCGACGACCGTGAAAAAAGTGCGTgtgaagaaagcaaaaaagcCGAGGATTGTCATAAGTAAATCTGCTGCTAGCAAAACTAGCTTAGCGCTATGCTAA